In Pseudomonas sp. ADAK18, a single window of DNA contains:
- a CDS encoding DUF3772 domain-containing protein codes for MVVNVSAWAGEPDTVRPIMGLTGPSSLPEDADLTDLGQQLDLIRQSVPLSTSDETLAEFRRGAIQVQEKAETLFKVLSVEIERLDDQLKVLGEAQPEEAPSIKVQRDALTQRKNSLLGNGREAKQLGQMSRELAEQIVNLRRNLFNSQVTSRANSPLSPSFWSILIRPTDEDLKRLDSLKDQTLIALQSAVIAERRWALFGVLLAAVVIWSVGRRLLEHVLTWAMIRWLPEGRLRRSTLALAIGLSSILTVMGAVSLVHWGVESNVVLGDTLARLLDSLVTVATFCAFIAGLGRALLMLPRPSWRLAAIPDEIASALGPFPATLAAALMVMATEERINNVTGTSLALTVALNGLTALSTALIFAAALLRLRYVRKTHKLKPHSGLASILPFVTCVWIVAIVLTLLTGYLSLAYFLTIKLLWISVVAGTAFILMAFFSDICEMLLSPKQPSGLALAGALGLSQRHQAQASTVLAGVGRTVLLLTAIMAALLPAGASPSDMLQSVSQLEETSKALGNLHIIPRDILVALVTIVAGLFAVQTLKRWLSERLLPETNMDAGMRSSLVTLVGYIGFVLLALLVMSTLQINLTSLTWVVSALSVGIGFGLQAIVQNFISGLILLTERPVKVGDWVSLAGVEGDIRRINVRATEIQMSDRSTVIVPNSQFISQNVRNVTMGNALGVVGITLTLPLDTDVLKVRELFMQTFTEHEVILDTPAPSVTFKDLAKEGLIIGVSGYVNSPRSVSATRSDLLFNLLARLQDMGIGLSSPQSMVLVQGDVRQLTPEALAQPQ; via the coding sequence ATGGTAGTTAACGTATCAGCCTGGGCGGGTGAGCCCGATACTGTAAGGCCTATTATGGGTTTAACCGGGCCGTCTTCCCTGCCAGAAGACGCTGATTTGACGGATCTTGGACAACAGCTTGACCTCATCCGTCAGAGCGTACCCCTCAGTACCAGCGACGAAACCCTTGCGGAGTTTCGACGAGGCGCTATACAGGTGCAGGAAAAGGCCGAAACGCTGTTTAAGGTACTTTCTGTCGAAATCGAACGGCTTGATGATCAACTGAAAGTGCTGGGCGAAGCGCAGCCTGAGGAAGCGCCTAGTATTAAGGTCCAGCGTGATGCCTTAACCCAGCGAAAGAATAGTTTGCTAGGTAATGGGCGCGAGGCCAAACAACTGGGTCAGATGAGCAGGGAACTCGCTGAACAGATCGTCAACTTGCGACGCAATTTGTTCAATTCCCAGGTCACCTCGCGTGCAAATTCGCCTCTTAGCCCTTCGTTTTGGTCAATCTTGATTCGTCCCACGGATGAAGATCTCAAGCGGCTCGATAGTTTGAAGGATCAGACCCTTATAGCCCTGCAGAGTGCCGTTATTGCTGAGCGCCGCTGGGCCTTGTTCGGCGTTCTACTAGCGGCTGTAGTCATCTGGAGCGTAGGCAGACGTTTGCTTGAACATGTGCTTACCTGGGCGATGATCAGGTGGTTGCCCGAGGGACGACTGCGGCGCAGTACACTCGCGTTGGCTATTGGTTTGTCGTCCATCCTGACTGTAATGGGGGCCGTCTCACTGGTGCATTGGGGAGTGGAAAGCAATGTCGTTTTAGGCGACACGTTAGCCCGTTTGTTGGACAGCCTCGTTACGGTGGCAACCTTCTGCGCGTTTATTGCGGGCTTGGGGCGCGCCTTGCTGATGTTGCCGCGACCTTCTTGGCGACTGGCGGCCATTCCGGATGAGATAGCCTCTGCTCTAGGGCCGTTTCCAGCGACTCTCGCGGCGGCGCTTATGGTCATGGCCACCGAAGAACGAATAAACAATGTCACGGGCACCAGTTTGGCGTTGACTGTAGCGCTCAATGGCTTGACGGCGCTCAGCACGGCGTTGATCTTCGCCGCTGCGCTCCTGCGTTTACGTTATGTACGCAAAACGCACAAGTTGAAACCCCATAGCGGGCTGGCAAGTATTTTGCCTTTTGTTACTTGCGTTTGGATCGTCGCTATTGTCCTGACGTTACTGACAGGGTACCTATCGCTGGCGTACTTCCTTACGATCAAACTGCTGTGGATCAGTGTTGTGGCGGGCACGGCTTTTATACTCATGGCCTTTTTTAGCGACATTTGCGAAATGCTTCTCTCACCTAAGCAGCCTAGTGGACTGGCGCTAGCCGGCGCGCTCGGCCTATCGCAGCGGCATCAAGCCCAGGCTAGCACTGTGCTTGCTGGTGTCGGCCGTACCGTGTTGCTGCTCACTGCCATCATGGCTGCACTGCTACCCGCTGGAGCCAGCCCAAGTGACATGCTCCAGAGCGTCAGCCAATTGGAGGAGACGAGTAAAGCGCTGGGTAATTTGCACATTATCCCGCGAGATATCCTTGTTGCGCTGGTGACCATCGTTGCTGGTTTATTTGCTGTGCAGACGTTGAAACGCTGGCTGAGTGAGAGGTTACTGCCGGAGACCAACATGGACGCCGGCATGCGTTCATCGCTGGTGACACTGGTGGGGTACATCGGCTTTGTCTTGTTGGCGCTATTGGTGATGTCCACCCTCCAAATCAATCTAACGAGCCTGACCTGGGTGGTCAGTGCGTTATCGGTGGGTATTGGCTTTGGCTTGCAGGCGATTGTGCAAAACTTCATTTCGGGGTTGATTCTGTTAACCGAGCGACCCGTTAAGGTTGGCGATTGGGTCAGTCTGGCGGGGGTTGAAGGGGATATTCGCCGAATCAATGTGCGAGCTACCGAGATTCAGATGTCCGATCGTTCGACGGTGATCGTACCGAACTCGCAGTTTATTTCGCAAAACGTGCGCAATGTAACTATGGGTAATGCTCTAGGTGTAGTCGGTATCACCCTGACCTTACCGCTAGACACCGATGTATTGAAAGTTCGCGAGCTGTTCATGCAAACCTTTACCGAGCACGAGGTGATTCTTGACACCCCAGCGCCTTCCGTCACGTTCAAGGATCTGGCCAAAGAGGGTCTTATTATCGGAGTCAGTGGCTACGTTAATAGCCCGCGTTCGGTGTCCGCTACCCGCAGCGATTTACTGTTCAACCTACTTGCCCGTCTTCAAGATATGGGTATTGGATTGTCTTCACCCCAAAGTATGGTGCTGGTCCAGGGAGACGTTCGTCAATTGACGCCTGAAGCTTTGGCGCAACCTCAGTGA